GAGCTTAGGCTTTCTTGAGGGGAATCAATTCGGTTCCCCCCGAGGGCGAACAAGGGTACAGGTCGGGAGCAATTCCCGTCGAGACTTCGTAGCCCTTCGCAACGTCACGGCAGAAGCGGTCAACCTCGGTCTCCTGAACGAGGGCGATGGCGCAACCCCCGAAGCCGGCCCCGGTCATTCGTGCCCCGTGGCAAGAGGGTTGAGCACACGCGATCTCGACCATCGTGTTGAGTTCTCGCGTGGACACCTCGAAGCCGTCCCTCAGCGAAGCATGACTGGTGTTCATCAGTCTGCCCAAAAGGCCGGCGTTTCCGTGTCGCATCGCATCGACGGCTTCCAGCGTTCGGGCGTTCTCCGAAATAACGTGGCGGGCGCGCCGGCGGGCCGCATCATCGAGGGTCTCCTCGGAGTGTTTCAGCCGTGCTTCGTCGATCTGGCGGAGCGAGCGGACCCCCATCGTTCGTGCCGCACGCTCGCAACTGCCCCGTCTCTCGTTGTACTCCGAGTCCACCAACCCCCGCCTCGTCTTGGTATCCATCACCACGACGACGGTTCCCCGTGGGAGCGGCACATGCTGAAGCTCCAGGCTTCGGCAATCGATGAGGAGGGCATGCCCCGCCGCGGCAGCGGAGGAAACAAGCTGATCCATGATCCCGCAGTTCACGCCGACCCATCGATTCTCCGCTTTCTG
This genomic stretch from Nitrospirota bacterium harbors:
- the galK gene encoding galactokinase, with the protein product MKNKVEETFKMRFGGPATAVARAPGRVNLIGEHTDYNEGFVLPMAIDRAVWIAFRARNDLRVKVHSIDFNETIEFSLDGLAKGGPEWGEYIKGVAWALTLDGTPIHGWEGVMSGDVPRGAGLSSSAALELAAARVFAEVSALSWDPMKTALLCQKAENRWVGVNCGIMDQLVSSAAAAGHALLIDCRSLELQHVPLPRGTVVVVMDTKTRRGLVDSEYNERRGSCERAARTMGVRSLRQIDEARLKHSEETLDDAARRRARHVISENARTLEAVDAMRHGNAGLLGRLMNTSHASLRDGFEVSTRELNTMVEIACAQPSCHGARMTGAGFGGCAIALVQETEVDRFCRDVAKGYEVSTGIAPDLYPCSPSGGTELIPLKKA